Proteins found in one Triticum urartu cultivar G1812 chromosome 4, Tu2.1, whole genome shotgun sequence genomic segment:
- the LOC125551894 gene encoding protein SEMI-ROLLED LEAF 2 isoform X1, which yields MGFMGAKLFPSCESMCVCCPALRPSSRRPVKRYKKLLAEIFPKTPEGPPNERKIMKLCEYAAKNPLRIPKIAKFLEQRSRKELRAAHLNYVKIITEAYSKLLFICKEQMAYFAISLVNVLTDLLESKQENIHILGCQTFARFIYSQVDNTYARNIESLAHKVCTLSRQQGVEHSLLRAASLQCLSAMIWFMKEHSYIFADFDEMVQSVLENYRMDGTAGGDDDRHASQHNWVDEIVRREGRAGLGGGNDVNFCSATTTRLRSARDSSALTREERESPEVWSHICVQKLAELAKESTTMRRILDPMFSYFDMKKQWAPRHGLALLVLSDMSYLEKSSGNEQLILTAVIRHLDHKNILHCPQTKSDIIQTATSLARQLRSRGVAPELAVTGDLCRHLRKTLEAMESASVQELSLNESLQNFLEGCLVEVVRGVKDVRPLYDMMAITLENLPSIPAVARATIGSSLILCHIISLTSVSSDAPMQVFPEALLQQILRSMVHPDADTRVGAHHIFSAVIVRGPSHQRGDSEYLFATKKCQSRSPSVFASATALLEKLRREKECLGSDKPGHMMHDDGKERNTHEEDNKHVWARKSPAYFSKLVFSFVDRWATLASSAEETKIVLLTEDQTNQLLSAFWIQANQTDNTPFNYEAIGHSYSLTVLSSRLKNSSNSNNIQFFQLPLSLRSIALTPSAGLPPSCQRSIFSLATSMLAFAGKVCHIVELAELLRCFTSSNIDSYLRIGEDLQLYVRLQSDLGSYGSESDQDIARSVLSDCRKKVGINDHRVLDVIACALSNLTEMDKDALAKELTEMFTPEEVPLFGSNSVLDWANFHAQAFSDESLSFDEECSRTSSVDGGLHDSPITNTASSTSKITLPYSAPRVLGVGQLLESALHVAGQVAGSSVSTSPLPYGTMTSQCEALGSGTRKKLSSWLVNGHSSTPDNPVPSLPAADHFILPKVNSCGFEINRTLSEPCSMVKLPPASPFDNFLKAAYRTPQEM from the exons ATGGGCTTCATGGGGGCGAAGCTGTTCCCGTCGTGCGAGAGCATGTGCGTCTGCTGCCCGGCGCTGCGCCCGAGCTCCCGCCGCCCCGTCAAGCGGTACAAGAAGCTGCTCGCTGAGATATTCCCCAAGACGCCT GAGGGTCCACCAAATGAGAGGAAAATCATGAAGTTATGCGAGTATGCTGCCAAGAATCCCCTGCGCATTCCAAAG ATTGCCAAGTTTCTGGAACAGAGGAGTCGCAAGGAACTGCGTGCTGCTCATTTGAACTATGTCAAGATAATCACTGAAGCATACAGCAAGCTACTCTTCATTTGTAAGGAGCAGAT GGCATATTTTGCCATCAGCCTGGTGAACGTCCTCACCGACCTTCTGGAAAGCAAGCAGGAGAACATTCATATCCTTGGATGTCAAACTTTCGCGAGGTTTATTTACAGCCAG GTAGACAACACATATGCACGGAATATTGAGAGCTTGGCCCACAAAGTGTGCACACTTTCACGGCAACAGGGAGTGGAGCATAGTCTTCTGCGGGCAGCAAGCCTACAGTGTCTCTCAGCAATG ATCTGGTTTATGAAGGAACATTCATACATATTTGCTGATTTTGATGAG ATGGTGCAGTCGGTCTTGGAAAATTATAGGATGGATGGAACTGCTGGTGGTGATGATGACAGACATGCATCACAGCATAACTGGGTTGATGAAATAGTCAGGCGTGAGGGAAGAGCTGGTTTAGGTGGAGGTAATGATGTAAATTTCTGTAGTGCAACAACTACTAGACTGCGATCAGCAAGGGACTCTTCAGCACTGACCAG GGAGGAGCGTGAATCTCCAGAAGTATGGTCCCATATTTGTGTTCAGAAGCTTGCAGAACTGGCCAAAGAGAGTACAACTATGCGACGCATCCTTGATCCAATGTTTTCTTACTTTGATATGAAGAAACAATGGGCTCCTCGGCATGGATTAGCTTTGCTTGTCTTGTCTGATATGTCTTATCTAGAGAAGAGTTCAG GCAACGAACAATTGATTTTGACTGCTGTCATCCGTCATCTGGACCACAAGAATATTTTGCATTGTCCTCAGACTAAATCTGATATTATTCAGACAGCAACATCTTTGGCACGACAGCTGCGATCACGAGGAGTTGCTCCTGAACTTGCAGTAACAGGTGACTTGTGCAGGCACTTGAGGAAAACACTAGAGGCCATGGAGTCAGCCAGTGTTCAAGAGCTGAGCTTGAATGAGTCTCTTCAAAATTTCCTGGAGGGCTGTCTTGTTGAAGTCGTAAGAGGA GTTAAAGATGTGCGGCCACTTTATGACATGATGGCAATTACATTGGAGAATTTGCCTTCTATTCCTGCTGTTGCTAGAGCAACTATTGGAAGTTCGCTGATACTTTGCCACATAATCTCTTTGACATCAGTATCTTCGGACGCTCCTATG CAGGTGTTTCCGGAAGCACTCCTCCAGCAGATATTGAGATCCATGGTACATCCAGATGCAGACACTCGTGTGGGGGCGCACCACATATTTTCTGCTGTAATTGTCCGAGGCCCAAGCCATCAGAGGGGTGATTCAGAGTACCTATTTGCAACAAAAAAGTGTCAATCTCGATCACCATCAGTGTTTGCTTCAGCTACTGCTCTACTTGAGAAGTTAAGGAGAGAGAAAGAATGCTTAGGTTCAGATAAGCCTGGACATATGATGCATGATGATGGGAAGGAAAGAAACACCCATGAAGAGGATAATAAGCATGTTTGGGCACGAAAAAGCCCGGCTTATTTTTCAAAGTTGGTCTTCTCTTTCGTCGATCGATGGGCAACACTAGCTAGTTCTGCTGAG GAAACCAAAATCGTCCTGTTAACTGAAGATCAAACAAATCAATTGCTGTCTGCGTTTTGGATACAGGCCAATCAGACCGATAACACTCCTTTTAATTATGAGGCCATTGGTCATTCATACAGCCTCACAGTTCTTTCTTCCCGCCTTAAG AATTCAAGCAACAGTAATAACATTCAGTTCTTCCAGTTGCCTCTGTCCCTCCGAAGTATTGCTTTAACTCCAAGTG CAGGCCTGCCCCCTTCTTGCCAACGGTCTATTTTTTCCTTAGCAACGAGTATGCTGGCTTTTGCTGGAAAAGTCTGTCATATTGTTGAATTGGCAGAGTTGCTAAGGTGTTTTACCTCATCCAAT ATTGATTCTTATCTAAGAATTGGTGAAGATTTGCAACTCTATGTAAGGTTGCAATCGGATCTTGGCAGCTATGGCTCTGAAAGTGATCAAGACATTGCTAGGTCTGTACTTTCTGATTGCAGAAAGAAAGTGGGGATAAATGATCATCGCGTGCTTGATGTGATTGCCTGTGCACTTTCAAATTTAACAGAG ATGGACAAGGATGCATTGGCGAAGGAGCTCACAGAGATGTTTACTCCTGAAGAAGTTCCCTTGTTTGGTTCAAATTCAGTCCTTGACTGGGCCAACTTTCACGCGCAGGCATTTTCCGATGAATCCCTTTCTTTTGATGAG GAGTGTTCAAGAACATCTTCGGTAGATGGTGGATTGCATGACTCACCAATTACAAATACTGCTAGCTCCACATCCAAGATTACGCTTCCTTATTCCGCTCCCCGTGTCCTGGGTGTTGGTCAGCTGCTTGAATCG GCGCTGCATGTAGCTGGCCAGGTTGCAGGGTCATCCGTTTCTACCTCCCCCCTCCCATACGGCACAATGACTAGTCAATGTGAGGCCCTGGGATCGGGCACCAGGAAGAAGCTATCAAGCTGGCTCGTGAATGGCCACAGCTCGACTCCAGACAATCCTGTGCCAAGCCTTCCCGCTGCCGATCATTTCATCCTTCCTAAG GTAAATTCCTGTGGCTTCGAGATCAACCGCACGTTATCGGAGCCGTGCTCCATGGTGAAGCTTCCACCGGCCAGCCCATTCGACAACTTCCTGAAGGCAGCTTATCGCACCCCGCAGGAGATGTGA
- the LOC125551894 gene encoding protein SEMI-ROLLED LEAF 2 isoform X2 translates to MGFMGAKLFPSCESMCVCCPALRPSSRRPVKRYKKLLAEIFPKTPEGPPNERKIMKLCEYAAKNPLRIPKIAKFLEQRSRKELRAAHLNYVKIITEAYSKLLFICKEQMAYFAISLVNVLTDLLESKQENIHILGCQTFARFIYSQVDNTYARNIESLAHKVCTLSRQQGVEHSLLRAASLQCLSAMIWFMKEHSYIFADFDEMVQSVLENYRMDGTAGGDDDRHASQHNWVDEIVRREGRAGLGGGNDVNFCSATTTRLRSARDSSALTREERESPEVWSHICVQKLAELAKESTTMRRILDPMFSYFDMKKQWAPRHGLALLVLSDMSYLEKSSGNEQLILTAVIRHLDHKNILHCPQTKSDIIQTATSLARQLRSRGVAPELAVTGDLCRHLRKTLEAMESASVQELSLNESLQNFLEGCLVEVVRGVKDVRPLYDMMAITLENLPSIPAVARATIGSSLILCHIISLTSVSSDAPMVFPEALLQQILRSMVHPDADTRVGAHHIFSAVIVRGPSHQRGDSEYLFATKKCQSRSPSVFASATALLEKLRREKECLGSDKPGHMMHDDGKERNTHEEDNKHVWARKSPAYFSKLVFSFVDRWATLASSAEETKIVLLTEDQTNQLLSAFWIQANQTDNTPFNYEAIGHSYSLTVLSSRLKNSSNSNNIQFFQLPLSLRSIALTPSAGLPPSCQRSIFSLATSMLAFAGKVCHIVELAELLRCFTSSNIDSYLRIGEDLQLYVRLQSDLGSYGSESDQDIARSVLSDCRKKVGINDHRVLDVIACALSNLTEMDKDALAKELTEMFTPEEVPLFGSNSVLDWANFHAQAFSDESLSFDEECSRTSSVDGGLHDSPITNTASSTSKITLPYSAPRVLGVGQLLESALHVAGQVAGSSVSTSPLPYGTMTSQCEALGSGTRKKLSSWLVNGHSSTPDNPVPSLPAADHFILPKVNSCGFEINRTLSEPCSMVKLPPASPFDNFLKAAYRTPQEM, encoded by the exons ATGGGCTTCATGGGGGCGAAGCTGTTCCCGTCGTGCGAGAGCATGTGCGTCTGCTGCCCGGCGCTGCGCCCGAGCTCCCGCCGCCCCGTCAAGCGGTACAAGAAGCTGCTCGCTGAGATATTCCCCAAGACGCCT GAGGGTCCACCAAATGAGAGGAAAATCATGAAGTTATGCGAGTATGCTGCCAAGAATCCCCTGCGCATTCCAAAG ATTGCCAAGTTTCTGGAACAGAGGAGTCGCAAGGAACTGCGTGCTGCTCATTTGAACTATGTCAAGATAATCACTGAAGCATACAGCAAGCTACTCTTCATTTGTAAGGAGCAGAT GGCATATTTTGCCATCAGCCTGGTGAACGTCCTCACCGACCTTCTGGAAAGCAAGCAGGAGAACATTCATATCCTTGGATGTCAAACTTTCGCGAGGTTTATTTACAGCCAG GTAGACAACACATATGCACGGAATATTGAGAGCTTGGCCCACAAAGTGTGCACACTTTCACGGCAACAGGGAGTGGAGCATAGTCTTCTGCGGGCAGCAAGCCTACAGTGTCTCTCAGCAATG ATCTGGTTTATGAAGGAACATTCATACATATTTGCTGATTTTGATGAG ATGGTGCAGTCGGTCTTGGAAAATTATAGGATGGATGGAACTGCTGGTGGTGATGATGACAGACATGCATCACAGCATAACTGGGTTGATGAAATAGTCAGGCGTGAGGGAAGAGCTGGTTTAGGTGGAGGTAATGATGTAAATTTCTGTAGTGCAACAACTACTAGACTGCGATCAGCAAGGGACTCTTCAGCACTGACCAG GGAGGAGCGTGAATCTCCAGAAGTATGGTCCCATATTTGTGTTCAGAAGCTTGCAGAACTGGCCAAAGAGAGTACAACTATGCGACGCATCCTTGATCCAATGTTTTCTTACTTTGATATGAAGAAACAATGGGCTCCTCGGCATGGATTAGCTTTGCTTGTCTTGTCTGATATGTCTTATCTAGAGAAGAGTTCAG GCAACGAACAATTGATTTTGACTGCTGTCATCCGTCATCTGGACCACAAGAATATTTTGCATTGTCCTCAGACTAAATCTGATATTATTCAGACAGCAACATCTTTGGCACGACAGCTGCGATCACGAGGAGTTGCTCCTGAACTTGCAGTAACAGGTGACTTGTGCAGGCACTTGAGGAAAACACTAGAGGCCATGGAGTCAGCCAGTGTTCAAGAGCTGAGCTTGAATGAGTCTCTTCAAAATTTCCTGGAGGGCTGTCTTGTTGAAGTCGTAAGAGGA GTTAAAGATGTGCGGCCACTTTATGACATGATGGCAATTACATTGGAGAATTTGCCTTCTATTCCTGCTGTTGCTAGAGCAACTATTGGAAGTTCGCTGATACTTTGCCACATAATCTCTTTGACATCAGTATCTTCGGACGCTCCTATG GTGTTTCCGGAAGCACTCCTCCAGCAGATATTGAGATCCATGGTACATCCAGATGCAGACACTCGTGTGGGGGCGCACCACATATTTTCTGCTGTAATTGTCCGAGGCCCAAGCCATCAGAGGGGTGATTCAGAGTACCTATTTGCAACAAAAAAGTGTCAATCTCGATCACCATCAGTGTTTGCTTCAGCTACTGCTCTACTTGAGAAGTTAAGGAGAGAGAAAGAATGCTTAGGTTCAGATAAGCCTGGACATATGATGCATGATGATGGGAAGGAAAGAAACACCCATGAAGAGGATAATAAGCATGTTTGGGCACGAAAAAGCCCGGCTTATTTTTCAAAGTTGGTCTTCTCTTTCGTCGATCGATGGGCAACACTAGCTAGTTCTGCTGAG GAAACCAAAATCGTCCTGTTAACTGAAGATCAAACAAATCAATTGCTGTCTGCGTTTTGGATACAGGCCAATCAGACCGATAACACTCCTTTTAATTATGAGGCCATTGGTCATTCATACAGCCTCACAGTTCTTTCTTCCCGCCTTAAG AATTCAAGCAACAGTAATAACATTCAGTTCTTCCAGTTGCCTCTGTCCCTCCGAAGTATTGCTTTAACTCCAAGTG CAGGCCTGCCCCCTTCTTGCCAACGGTCTATTTTTTCCTTAGCAACGAGTATGCTGGCTTTTGCTGGAAAAGTCTGTCATATTGTTGAATTGGCAGAGTTGCTAAGGTGTTTTACCTCATCCAAT ATTGATTCTTATCTAAGAATTGGTGAAGATTTGCAACTCTATGTAAGGTTGCAATCGGATCTTGGCAGCTATGGCTCTGAAAGTGATCAAGACATTGCTAGGTCTGTACTTTCTGATTGCAGAAAGAAAGTGGGGATAAATGATCATCGCGTGCTTGATGTGATTGCCTGTGCACTTTCAAATTTAACAGAG ATGGACAAGGATGCATTGGCGAAGGAGCTCACAGAGATGTTTACTCCTGAAGAAGTTCCCTTGTTTGGTTCAAATTCAGTCCTTGACTGGGCCAACTTTCACGCGCAGGCATTTTCCGATGAATCCCTTTCTTTTGATGAG GAGTGTTCAAGAACATCTTCGGTAGATGGTGGATTGCATGACTCACCAATTACAAATACTGCTAGCTCCACATCCAAGATTACGCTTCCTTATTCCGCTCCCCGTGTCCTGGGTGTTGGTCAGCTGCTTGAATCG GCGCTGCATGTAGCTGGCCAGGTTGCAGGGTCATCCGTTTCTACCTCCCCCCTCCCATACGGCACAATGACTAGTCAATGTGAGGCCCTGGGATCGGGCACCAGGAAGAAGCTATCAAGCTGGCTCGTGAATGGCCACAGCTCGACTCCAGACAATCCTGTGCCAAGCCTTCCCGCTGCCGATCATTTCATCCTTCCTAAG GTAAATTCCTGTGGCTTCGAGATCAACCGCACGTTATCGGAGCCGTGCTCCATGGTGAAGCTTCCACCGGCCAGCCCATTCGACAACTTCCTGAAGGCAGCTTATCGCACCCCGCAGGAGATGTGA
- the LOC125551894 gene encoding protein SEMI-ROLLED LEAF 2 isoform X3 — translation MGFMGAKLFPSCESMCVCCPALRPSSRRPVKRYKKLLAEIFPKTPEGPPNERKIMKLCEYAAKNPLRIPKIAKFLEQRSRKELRAAHLNYVKIITEAYSKLLFICKEQMAYFAISLVNVLTDLLESKQENIHILGCQTFARFIYSQVDNTYARNIESLAHKVCTLSRQQGVEHSLLRAASLQCLSAMIWFMKEHSYIFADFDEMVQSVLENYRMDGTAGGDDDRHASQHNWVDEIVRREGRAGLGGGNDVNFCSATTTRLRSARDSSALTREERESPEVWSHICVQKLAELAKESTTMRRILDPMFSYFDMKKQWAPRHGLALLVLSDMSYLEKSSGNEQLILTAVIRHLDHKNILHCPQTKSDIIQTATSLARQLRSRGVAPELAVTGDLCRHLRKTLEAMESASVQELSLNESLQNFLEGCLVEVVRGVKDVRPLYDMMAITLENLPSIPAVARATIGSSLILCHIISLTSVSSDAPMQVFPEALLQQILRSMVHPDADTRVGAHHIFSAVIVRGPSHQRGDSEYLFATKKCQSRSPSVFASATALLEKLRREKECLGSDKPGHMMHDDGKERNTHEEDNKHVWARKSPAYFSKLVFSFVDRWATLASSAEETKIVLLTEDQTNQLLSAFWIQANQTDNTPFNYEAIGHSYSLTVLSSRLKNSSNSNNIQFFQLPLSLRSIALTPSGLPPSCQRSIFSLATSMLAFAGKVCHIVELAELLRCFTSSNIDSYLRIGEDLQLYVRLQSDLGSYGSESDQDIARSVLSDCRKKVGINDHRVLDVIACALSNLTEMDKDALAKELTEMFTPEEVPLFGSNSVLDWANFHAQAFSDESLSFDEECSRTSSVDGGLHDSPITNTASSTSKITLPYSAPRVLGVGQLLESALHVAGQVAGSSVSTSPLPYGTMTSQCEALGSGTRKKLSSWLVNGHSSTPDNPVPSLPAADHFILPKVNSCGFEINRTLSEPCSMVKLPPASPFDNFLKAAYRTPQEM, via the exons ATGGGCTTCATGGGGGCGAAGCTGTTCCCGTCGTGCGAGAGCATGTGCGTCTGCTGCCCGGCGCTGCGCCCGAGCTCCCGCCGCCCCGTCAAGCGGTACAAGAAGCTGCTCGCTGAGATATTCCCCAAGACGCCT GAGGGTCCACCAAATGAGAGGAAAATCATGAAGTTATGCGAGTATGCTGCCAAGAATCCCCTGCGCATTCCAAAG ATTGCCAAGTTTCTGGAACAGAGGAGTCGCAAGGAACTGCGTGCTGCTCATTTGAACTATGTCAAGATAATCACTGAAGCATACAGCAAGCTACTCTTCATTTGTAAGGAGCAGAT GGCATATTTTGCCATCAGCCTGGTGAACGTCCTCACCGACCTTCTGGAAAGCAAGCAGGAGAACATTCATATCCTTGGATGTCAAACTTTCGCGAGGTTTATTTACAGCCAG GTAGACAACACATATGCACGGAATATTGAGAGCTTGGCCCACAAAGTGTGCACACTTTCACGGCAACAGGGAGTGGAGCATAGTCTTCTGCGGGCAGCAAGCCTACAGTGTCTCTCAGCAATG ATCTGGTTTATGAAGGAACATTCATACATATTTGCTGATTTTGATGAG ATGGTGCAGTCGGTCTTGGAAAATTATAGGATGGATGGAACTGCTGGTGGTGATGATGACAGACATGCATCACAGCATAACTGGGTTGATGAAATAGTCAGGCGTGAGGGAAGAGCTGGTTTAGGTGGAGGTAATGATGTAAATTTCTGTAGTGCAACAACTACTAGACTGCGATCAGCAAGGGACTCTTCAGCACTGACCAG GGAGGAGCGTGAATCTCCAGAAGTATGGTCCCATATTTGTGTTCAGAAGCTTGCAGAACTGGCCAAAGAGAGTACAACTATGCGACGCATCCTTGATCCAATGTTTTCTTACTTTGATATGAAGAAACAATGGGCTCCTCGGCATGGATTAGCTTTGCTTGTCTTGTCTGATATGTCTTATCTAGAGAAGAGTTCAG GCAACGAACAATTGATTTTGACTGCTGTCATCCGTCATCTGGACCACAAGAATATTTTGCATTGTCCTCAGACTAAATCTGATATTATTCAGACAGCAACATCTTTGGCACGACAGCTGCGATCACGAGGAGTTGCTCCTGAACTTGCAGTAACAGGTGACTTGTGCAGGCACTTGAGGAAAACACTAGAGGCCATGGAGTCAGCCAGTGTTCAAGAGCTGAGCTTGAATGAGTCTCTTCAAAATTTCCTGGAGGGCTGTCTTGTTGAAGTCGTAAGAGGA GTTAAAGATGTGCGGCCACTTTATGACATGATGGCAATTACATTGGAGAATTTGCCTTCTATTCCTGCTGTTGCTAGAGCAACTATTGGAAGTTCGCTGATACTTTGCCACATAATCTCTTTGACATCAGTATCTTCGGACGCTCCTATG CAGGTGTTTCCGGAAGCACTCCTCCAGCAGATATTGAGATCCATGGTACATCCAGATGCAGACACTCGTGTGGGGGCGCACCACATATTTTCTGCTGTAATTGTCCGAGGCCCAAGCCATCAGAGGGGTGATTCAGAGTACCTATTTGCAACAAAAAAGTGTCAATCTCGATCACCATCAGTGTTTGCTTCAGCTACTGCTCTACTTGAGAAGTTAAGGAGAGAGAAAGAATGCTTAGGTTCAGATAAGCCTGGACATATGATGCATGATGATGGGAAGGAAAGAAACACCCATGAAGAGGATAATAAGCATGTTTGGGCACGAAAAAGCCCGGCTTATTTTTCAAAGTTGGTCTTCTCTTTCGTCGATCGATGGGCAACACTAGCTAGTTCTGCTGAG GAAACCAAAATCGTCCTGTTAACTGAAGATCAAACAAATCAATTGCTGTCTGCGTTTTGGATACAGGCCAATCAGACCGATAACACTCCTTTTAATTATGAGGCCATTGGTCATTCATACAGCCTCACAGTTCTTTCTTCCCGCCTTAAG AATTCAAGCAACAGTAATAACATTCAGTTCTTCCAGTTGCCTCTGTCCCTCCGAAGTATTGCTTTAACTCCAAGTG GCCTGCCCCCTTCTTGCCAACGGTCTATTTTTTCCTTAGCAACGAGTATGCTGGCTTTTGCTGGAAAAGTCTGTCATATTGTTGAATTGGCAGAGTTGCTAAGGTGTTTTACCTCATCCAAT ATTGATTCTTATCTAAGAATTGGTGAAGATTTGCAACTCTATGTAAGGTTGCAATCGGATCTTGGCAGCTATGGCTCTGAAAGTGATCAAGACATTGCTAGGTCTGTACTTTCTGATTGCAGAAAGAAAGTGGGGATAAATGATCATCGCGTGCTTGATGTGATTGCCTGTGCACTTTCAAATTTAACAGAG ATGGACAAGGATGCATTGGCGAAGGAGCTCACAGAGATGTTTACTCCTGAAGAAGTTCCCTTGTTTGGTTCAAATTCAGTCCTTGACTGGGCCAACTTTCACGCGCAGGCATTTTCCGATGAATCCCTTTCTTTTGATGAG GAGTGTTCAAGAACATCTTCGGTAGATGGTGGATTGCATGACTCACCAATTACAAATACTGCTAGCTCCACATCCAAGATTACGCTTCCTTATTCCGCTCCCCGTGTCCTGGGTGTTGGTCAGCTGCTTGAATCG GCGCTGCATGTAGCTGGCCAGGTTGCAGGGTCATCCGTTTCTACCTCCCCCCTCCCATACGGCACAATGACTAGTCAATGTGAGGCCCTGGGATCGGGCACCAGGAAGAAGCTATCAAGCTGGCTCGTGAATGGCCACAGCTCGACTCCAGACAATCCTGTGCCAAGCCTTCCCGCTGCCGATCATTTCATCCTTCCTAAG GTAAATTCCTGTGGCTTCGAGATCAACCGCACGTTATCGGAGCCGTGCTCCATGGTGAAGCTTCCACCGGCCAGCCCATTCGACAACTTCCTGAAGGCAGCTTATCGCACCCCGCAGGAGATGTGA